The Nicotiana tomentosiformis chromosome 9, ASM39032v3, whole genome shotgun sequence genome contains the following window.
GCCCATGCAGCTTGTTCTCATCGCTGGGCTGcttctctcgcagccaaatctacattatcttcATCGTTTCTAGCCATgagttctttggttgaggattgcccaaccttttctattttctcggtgagatttctttccttcttcaactgtcgcagttgtttttcaatttccggctcgtatggtagcacttcctccGCAGAAGTTCTAGTCATGCACCACTCTAAACCTGcaacctgcgcacagtcaaagaacaacaaacgtaaaaagaaaaaaataaaataaaaataaaaataaaaataaaaattcctgcattagcactacaaactatttcaaacactattgattgcaaatccccggcaacgacgccaaaatttgacgaacgCAAAATACCACTTTAATTATTCTccctagtcaaagatagtatagtataatatcatatccacagggattggattgaaacaatattttcatagtttctagtttaattgctatccaagatgatcaacaatagagatttatgtgattaaagctacaattaactaagaatctagagctattgactaatgactatcgaagtaaggaataagcaaagaaagatatcaatgggagaagatagggttttgataggataagtgcaagataattgtttgggatctaactctagataattcacttctaaagttcaagtgagtctctcaaattcactcaattattagttcaaacattcaacaaaaactcctctctcgattaagttttaacctcacaagatgaaccaatttaagcacgtgaagatatgcaagaatacgtAGTGGATTgttctttaggagaacctctctcgattattctcCTGACTAGGTTTAattaatgattcaactagcctcttttgattactcaGAAGAactaatgaactcaaccaacaatataatgcaaagatatcacaagtcatgcctctcttgattacatgaacacgtgaatatagatgcaacgattaaatcatccaaaatgattcaatacataaaactaagagttataatccacaaacaaatatcaatacaccaaatccctcaaaccctaaagagaactactctatagatatggagtaattcatcacaaatatgtttaaagtaaaggaaaacataaaacgatccaaacaagggtcttgagtgaggattgaatgatgaactccttgtgctttgCTTCTCCAAATACTCCTTAGCCTCCCTAGGTCTcaaatatgtcaaaagtcctcaaaaataacgttttccatgtatttataccaagcaGGGTCGGACCCAACGAAATCACCTTTTCCTTCACGAAATAGGACAATTACTCTGTAAAATTtgtacaggcgcgccgcatggggcgacgcgccatgcggggcattagtggggaaattcaGAGAGTTAGAATATGTCAGGCAGCAGAACAATACACACGCGCGGCACCCCACGTGCCGCGACTGTGGGGATTTCTCAGTGTACAGAATTTTCCctactttttgatatccagacgtggttctcgacccccgaacgcgatcccggcttaTTCCCTtaggattttactcagacttcaaagatccaaatagcttgaattcattccatacatctacatagcttggaatcactcgtacaaggcataaaacacataataactacaaaacactagcgattaaagctcaaacacaataaaagtgtagtaaattagagtgcaataagtgactaacacacgagattatagcctaccatcagaatGCTCACGTAGCTCGTCATATTCCTCATGTTTTATCAGTTAGTCACATCTTATACAACACTCGGCTAGTTCAGTCATCATTTAGTATGATGCCGGCATAGAGTTCTTACTGTACTCCATCTGCTTAAGGTTCCACATGCAATTATTTGGATTATCAAGGTCAGCAACTTTGTCAGAGgtggggttgttttgagtgtggttgAGTCATCTCaatagagattgccccagacttcTGAGTAGGGGTCCACAGTAGAGCTCGCAACCTATGATTTTAGTACCAGCATCTACACCACCCGAATAGCCAGCTAGGGTTGGGGCTCAGTCAGTTCGAGGTCGCCCAGAGGGGGAGGTCAGTCAGGCCCGTTGCTATAcatttcctgccaggccagaggcaGTTACTTCCGAcgccatgatcacatgtattattttgaTGTGTCAcatggatgcttcagtattatttgaccctggttccacttattcatatgtgtcatcatagtTTGgttgttatttggatatgcctcgagATTATTTAGATATGCCTGTTTATATGTCTATACCGGTaagtgattctattatggtggaccgtgtatatcgatcttctgtggtgaccattgggggttatgagactagagttgattcATTactactcagcatggtagattttgatgtgattttgggcatgtATTGGTTGTCATCATATCAccctattcttgattgtcacgctaagaccgtgacattggctatgccacgGTTGtcgaggttggagtggagaggctcCCTGGATCATGTTACAAGTGGAGCgatttcatatttgaagactCAACAGatgattgagaaggggtgtttggcctATCTAGCCTTCGTGAGAGATATTAGTGATTATGCTCATACttttgagttagttccagtagtgagggagttcccagatgtgtttcctgtagacttgTCGCGCATGCCATCCGACAGGGataatgattttggtattgacttggtgtcaggcactcatcccatctcttttccaccgtaccgcatggcaCCGGTAGAGTtgacggagttgaaggaacaattataagagtttcttgataaaggtttcatctagcctagtgtgttaccttgggctgcaccagtactatttgtgaatAAGAAAGATTGTTCTATGGGGATGTGCTTTGACTAcaagtagttgaacaaggttactgccaagaacaagtacccactaccacgtaaggatgatttatttgataaacttaagggtgctagggtattctcgaagattgatttgagatcggggtaccattaaTTGAAGATCCGAgcttcagatattctaaagacgcctttcaggacccgttatggtcattatgcgTTTCTggtgatgttttttgggctgaccaatgcccaaaCAACTTTTATACACTTGATGAACAACACATTTCAgacctatcttgattccttcatcatagttttcattgatgatattttggtatattcTCACAGTCGGGAGGATCgtgagcaacacttgaggatcgCGCTCTGGATTTTGAGGGAGAGGAAGCTATATTCTAAattttccaagtgtgagttttggctagactcattggcattcttgggccatgtggtgtccagtgaaggtattaaggtggattcgaagaactTTGAGGCAGTTTAGatttggcctagaccgtcttcttctactgagatccggagtttccttgggttgTCCGGTATTATTGCaattttgtggaggggttttcatctatagtagcCCCGTTAACTAGATTGACGCAGAAGGGTCCCTATTGAGGTGGTTTGATGAGGGTGAGTAGATCTTTCCGAAGCTCAAGTCTTCGTTAACTACAGCTCCAGTCTTGGTTTTACCTTCAGGGTCAGGTTCTTATATAGTCTGttgtgatgcttcacggattAGAATTAGGTGTGTGTTGATGTAGAAAGGTAGAGTTATtacttatgcttcacgtcagttgaagcctcatgagaagaactatcatgtacatgatttggagttggcagccattgttcacacgcttaagatttggtggcattatctttatggcatgtcttgtgaggtgttcacagatcacaagagtctcCAACACTTATTCAAGTAAAAGGATCTGAGCTTGAGgcaacagaggtggttagagctactaaaggactatgatatcaccattgttTATCACTCGGGAAAGGCTAATATGGTGgatgatgctttgagtaggaaggttgAGAGCATGGGAGTCTTGCTTATATACTAGGGTGGGAGAGACTGTTAGCATTGGATGTTgaggctttggccaatcggttcatgagattggatatttcagagtccagcagagttcttgcttgtgttgtatcactgtcgtccttgtttgagcatCAAGGCGtgttagtatgatgatccccacttgcttgtacTGAAGTACACAATGCATcatggtgatgccaaagaggCTACTATTGGTGACGATGAGGTATTGAGGCTACAAGGTCAGATCCGTGTTTtgaatgtagatgggttgcgagagttgattcttgaggcggcccatagtttgcggtattctattcatctgggggccacgaagatgtatcatgacttgaggcaacactattggtggcggaggatgaagaaaaATATTGTTGAGTATGTTTCTCGATTTTtaaactgtcagcaagtgaagtatgaccATCAGAGACCTAttttacttcagagacttgatatttcagagtgaaagtgggagcgtatcactatggatttgtAGTTGGGCTTCTGCGTACCTTGAGGAaattcgatgcagtatgggtcattgtggacaaactGACTAAGTTTGCACTCTTTATTCTAGTCAtgactacatattcttcagagtagctggctcagatttatattcaggagattgtttgCCTCcatggtgtgcccatgtctattatcttggattgaggtacgcagtttacatcacatttttggagagcagtgcagagcgagttgggcacacaggtcgaGCTGAGTATAACATTTTATCCCCAaatggatgggcagtccgagcgcactattcagattttggaagaCATGTTATGTgcatgtgtcatttattttggaggttcatgggatcagtttcttccgttagaagagttcgcctacaacaacaactatcagtcaaGTAGCCATATGGccccttatgaggccttatatgggaggcggtgccaTTTTCCGGctagttggtttgagcctggagaGTCTAGGTTATTCAGTATTGATTTGGTTCGCGATGTTTTGGAGAAGGTGatgttgattcaggagcggcttcgtacatcgcaatccaggcagaagatttatgctgataggaaggcttgtgatgttgcatatatggtgggtgagaaggttctactcagagtttcgcccataaagggtgtgatgaggttcgggaagaagggaaagttgagccctaggtatattggtccttttgaggtacttgagagaggtggcctacagacttgccttgccacctagtctatcgggagttcacccagtgcttcatgtttctatgctccagaagtattatggtgatccatcacatgttttggacttcagcacggtgcagttggatggggatttgacttatgttgtcGAGCCAGTAGCTATTTTGGTTCGGCAggtgcaaaagttgaggtcaaagaatatagcatcg
Protein-coding sequences here:
- the LOC138898907 gene encoding uncharacterized protein, whose protein sequence is MPVYMSIPVSDSIMVDRVYRSSVVTIGGYETRVDSLLLSMVDFDVILGMYWLSSYHPILDCHAKTVTLAMPRLSRLEWRGSLDHVTSGAISYLKTQQMIEKGCLAYLAFVRDISDYAHTFELVPVVREFPDVFPVDLSRMPSDRDNDFGIDLVSGTHPISFPPYRMAPVELTELKEQL